A genomic stretch from Physeter macrocephalus isolate SW-GA chromosome 12, ASM283717v5, whole genome shotgun sequence includes:
- the FABP1 gene encoding fatty acid-binding protein, liver, translating to MNFSGKYQVQSHENFEAFMKAVGMPDDLIQKRKDIKGVSEIVQNGNHFKFTINTGSKVIQNEFTLGEECEMEFLTGEKVKAVVQLEGENKLVTTLKGIKSVTEFNGDTVTSVS from the exons ATGAACTTCTCCGGCAAGTACCAAGTGCAGAGCCACGAAAACTTTGAGGCCTTCATGAAGGCAGTCG GTATGCCTGATGACCTCATCCAGAAGAGGAAGGACATCAAAGGGGTGTCAGAAATCGTGCAAAACGGGAACCACTTCAAGTTCACCATCAACACTGGCTCCAAAGTGATCCAGAACGAGTTCACCTTGGGGGAGGAGTGTGAGATGGAATTCCTGACTGGGGAGAAGGTCAAG GCGGTGGTTCAGCTGGAAGGTGAGAATAAACTGGTGACAACCCTCAAAGGCATCAAGTCCGTGACTGAATTCAACGGTGATACAGTCACCAGCGTAAGTTGA